From the Amycolatopsis thermoflava N1165 genome, one window contains:
- a CDS encoding ArsR/SmtB family transcription factor, whose translation MLPECKALANETRLRILEWLKDPAASFPAAADTAGLGVCVGLIQQKAGTSASTVSAHLAILQRAGFLLATRQGQWTYYRRDEDRIRAFTERLHRDL comes from the coding sequence GTGCTCCCTGAGTGCAAGGCCCTGGCGAACGAGACGCGGCTGCGCATCCTGGAGTGGCTCAAGGACCCGGCGGCGAGCTTCCCGGCGGCGGCGGACACGGCCGGGCTGGGGGTGTGCGTCGGCCTGATCCAGCAGAAGGCGGGCACGTCCGCGTCGACGGTCTCGGCGCACCTGGCCATCCTGCAGCGCGCCGGGTTCCTGCTGGCCACGCGGCAGGGCCAGTGGACCTACTACCGGCGCGACGAGGACCGCATCCGCGCCTTCACCGAGCGACTGCACCGCGACCTGTGA
- the fgd gene encoding glucose-6-phosphate dehydrogenase (coenzyme-F420), whose product MGLKVGYKASAEQFGPRDLVEYAVRAEELGLDSVMVSDHFLPWRHEGGHAPFALSWMSAVAERTNRVQIGTSVLTPTFRYNPAVIAQAFATMSLLSGGRVILGVGTGEALNEIAVSGREWPEFKERFARLREAIKLMRELWTTDNVSFEGEYYTLVNAKIYDRPEQPVPVYVAAGGPVVAKYAGRAGDGFICTSGKGMELYNDKLMPAVAEGAAAAERDVAGIDKMIEIKMSYDRDHEKALENTRFWAPLSLTPEQKHSVSSAEEMERLADELPIEQVAKRWIVASDPDEAVAQIKPYLDAGLNHLVFHGPGHDQERFLTQFAEDVLPRLRALG is encoded by the coding sequence GTGGGTCTGAAAGTCGGCTACAAGGCCTCGGCGGAGCAGTTCGGTCCGCGGGATCTGGTCGAGTACGCCGTGCGGGCCGAGGAGCTGGGCCTGGACTCGGTGATGGTGTCCGACCACTTCCTGCCGTGGCGGCACGAGGGCGGGCACGCGCCGTTCGCGTTGTCGTGGATGTCGGCGGTGGCGGAGCGGACGAACCGGGTGCAGATCGGGACGAGCGTGCTGACTCCGACGTTCCGGTACAACCCGGCGGTGATCGCGCAGGCGTTCGCGACGATGTCGCTGCTGTCGGGCGGGCGGGTGATTCTCGGTGTGGGCACGGGTGAGGCGCTCAACGAGATCGCGGTGTCCGGCCGGGAGTGGCCGGAGTTCAAGGAGCGGTTCGCGCGGCTGCGTGAGGCGATCAAGCTGATGCGTGAGCTGTGGACGACCGACAACGTGTCGTTCGAGGGCGAGTACTACACCCTGGTCAACGCCAAGATCTACGACCGGCCGGAGCAGCCGGTGCCGGTGTACGTCGCCGCGGGCGGCCCGGTGGTGGCCAAGTACGCGGGCCGCGCCGGCGACGGCTTCATCTGCACCTCGGGCAAGGGCATGGAGCTCTACAACGACAAGCTGATGCCGGCGGTCGCCGAGGGCGCGGCCGCGGCGGAGCGGGACGTCGCGGGCATCGACAAGATGATCGAGATCAAGATGTCCTACGACCGGGACCACGAGAAGGCCCTGGAGAACACCCGGTTCTGGGCGCCGCTGTCGCTGACGCCGGAGCAGAAGCACAGCGTGTCCTCGGCCGAGGAGATGGAGCGGCTGGCCGACGAGCTGCCGATCGAGCAGGTCGCCAAGCGCTGGATCGTGGCCTCCGACCCGGACGAGGCCGTCGCGCAGATCAAGCCGTACCTGGACGCGGGCCTGAACCACCTCGTGTTCCACGGCCCCGGCCACGACCAGGAACGCTTCCTGACGCAGTTCGCCGAGGACGTCCTGCCGCGGCTGCGCGCACTGGGCTGA
- a CDS encoding AMP-binding protein, protein MNATDAYRASRDQLVALREDHARAVAEFRWPELGERFNWAVDWFDAIARDNDRPALVIAEEDGTTTQRSFAEMSRASDRLAAWLRERGVRRGVPVLLMLGNQVELWESMLAIMKLGAVILPTTSAVGPADLTDRITRSGAEFVICNAADTGKFADVPGGYTRISVGAADGWADLREAADAPHVPVGHPGTAPGDPLLLYFTSGTTSRPKLVEHTQVSYPVGHLSTMYFLGLRPGDVHLNISSPGWAKHAWSCFFAPWIAEATIFVYNYRRFDAAALLEQLRQREVSSFCAPPTVWRMLINADLGERPSALREVIGAGEPLNPEVIEQVRRAWGLTIRDGFGQTETTAQVGNTPGSAVKAGSMGRALPGVPVVLVDPASGQPLTGPGEGEICLDLSRSPVNLMTGYRGDPERNAEAMAGGYYHTGDVATIDAEGYITYIGRTDDVFKASDYKISPFELESVLIEHPAVAEAAVVPAPDPVRLAVPKAYVALAPGHEPTKETALSILRHARENLAPWQRVRRLEFFELPKTISGKIRRVELRSREDELGTGSPAEWRDDQFPDLRG, encoded by the coding sequence GTGAACGCGACCGATGCCTACCGTGCGAGCAGGGACCAGCTGGTGGCGCTGCGGGAGGACCACGCCCGCGCCGTGGCCGAGTTCCGCTGGCCCGAGCTGGGGGAGCGGTTCAACTGGGCGGTGGACTGGTTCGACGCGATCGCACGCGACAACGACCGGCCCGCTCTGGTGATCGCCGAGGAGGACGGCACCACCACGCAGCGGTCGTTCGCGGAGATGTCCCGTGCCTCGGACCGGCTGGCCGCGTGGCTGCGCGAGCGGGGCGTGCGCCGCGGCGTTCCGGTGCTGCTGATGCTCGGCAACCAGGTCGAGCTGTGGGAGTCGATGCTGGCGATCATGAAGCTGGGCGCGGTGATCCTGCCGACCACCAGCGCCGTCGGCCCGGCCGACCTGACCGACCGGATCACGCGCAGCGGCGCGGAGTTCGTCATCTGCAACGCCGCCGACACCGGCAAGTTCGCCGACGTGCCGGGCGGCTACACCCGGATCAGCGTGGGCGCCGCGGACGGCTGGGCCGACCTGCGCGAGGCCGCGGACGCGCCGCACGTCCCGGTCGGGCATCCGGGCACCGCGCCCGGCGACCCGCTGCTGCTGTACTTCACCTCGGGCACCACGTCCCGGCCCAAGCTGGTCGAGCACACCCAGGTGTCCTACCCGGTCGGGCATCTGTCCACGATGTACTTCCTCGGGCTGCGGCCGGGCGACGTGCACCTCAACATCTCCTCGCCCGGCTGGGCGAAGCACGCGTGGTCGTGCTTCTTCGCGCCGTGGATCGCGGAGGCGACGATCTTCGTCTACAACTACCGCCGCTTCGACGCCGCCGCGCTGCTGGAGCAGCTGCGCCAGCGCGAAGTCAGCTCGTTCTGCGCCCCGCCCACGGTGTGGCGCATGCTGATCAACGCCGACCTCGGTGAGCGGCCGTCCGCGCTGCGCGAGGTCATCGGGGCGGGCGAACCGCTCAACCCGGAGGTGATCGAGCAGGTCCGGCGGGCGTGGGGGCTGACGATCCGGGACGGCTTCGGGCAGACCGAGACGACCGCGCAGGTCGGCAACACGCCGGGCTCGGCGGTCAAGGCCGGGTCGATGGGCCGCGCCCTGCCCGGGGTGCCGGTCGTGCTGGTCGACCCGGCGAGCGGGCAGCCGCTGACCGGCCCCGGCGAGGGCGAGATCTGCCTGGACCTGTCGCGCTCGCCGGTGAACCTGATGACCGGCTACCGCGGCGACCCCGAGCGCAACGCCGAGGCGATGGCGGGCGGTTACTACCACACGGGTGACGTGGCGACGATCGACGCCGAGGGCTACATCACCTACATCGGCCGCACCGACGACGTGTTCAAGGCCAGCGACTACAAGATCAGCCCGTTCGAGCTGGAGTCGGTCCTGATCGAGCACCCGGCGGTGGCCGAGGCGGCGGTCGTGCCCGCGCCGGACCCGGTGCGGCTGGCCGTGCCCAAGGCCTACGTCGCGCTCGCGCCCGGCCACGAGCCGACCAAGGAGACCGCGCTGTCGATCCTGCGGCACGCCCGCGAGAACCTCGCGCCGTGGCAGCGGGTCCGGCGGCTCGAGTTCTTCGAGCTGCCCAAGACGATCTCCGGCAAGATCCGGCGCGTCGAGCTGCGGTCCCGCGAGGACGAGCTGGGCACGGGCAGCCCCGCGGAGTGGCGTGACGACCAGTTCCCGGACCTGCGCGGCTGA
- a CDS encoding MFS transporter yields MSSQTPAVPMRKVAVASCVGTTIEYYDFFIYGTAAALVFPKVFFPALGATAGTVAAFATFAVAFVARPVGAILFGHFGDRIGRKRTLISTLLLMGIATVLIGLLPGAATIGVAAPIILVVLRFAQGLAVGGEWAGATLLTAEYAPPAKRGLYAVFPQLGPAIAFALSSGTFLVTNLVMGDADAAFLDYGWRVPFLVSILLVAVGFYVRMSIAETPAFVAAGGTAGLDRPKRLPFLEAVRKQPREILLSAGSLTMLFAFFYMGTTYLTSYGTSKTGAGLTRPVVLGIGIAAAVAFGIVIVVAGVLSDRLGRRRVIVYSSALGVVWSLVLFPLLDTGSPVAFAVGVLVTLMIFAVAYGPAGSFLPELFQTRFRYTGAGLGYNLAGVLGGAIPPLVAPGLTASFGSIAVGVMLAVTGLISLVSTLALKETRGTAMTAGQASEATVA; encoded by the coding sequence GTGTCGAGCCAGACCCCGGCGGTCCCGATGCGCAAGGTGGCCGTGGCCAGCTGCGTCGGGACGACCATCGAGTACTACGACTTCTTCATCTACGGCACCGCGGCCGCACTGGTGTTCCCGAAGGTGTTCTTCCCCGCACTGGGCGCGACGGCCGGGACCGTGGCCGCGTTCGCCACGTTCGCCGTCGCGTTCGTCGCCCGGCCGGTCGGCGCGATCCTGTTCGGACACTTCGGCGACCGGATCGGCCGCAAGCGCACGCTGATCTCCACGCTGCTGCTGATGGGCATCGCCACCGTCCTCATCGGACTGCTGCCCGGCGCGGCGACGATCGGGGTGGCCGCGCCGATCATCCTGGTCGTGCTGCGGTTCGCGCAGGGGCTCGCGGTCGGCGGCGAGTGGGCCGGGGCGACGCTGCTGACCGCGGAGTACGCGCCACCGGCCAAACGCGGCCTGTACGCGGTGTTCCCGCAGCTGGGCCCCGCGATCGCGTTCGCGTTGTCCAGCGGCACGTTCCTGGTGACGAACCTGGTGATGGGCGACGCGGACGCCGCGTTCCTGGACTACGGATGGCGGGTGCCGTTCCTGGTGAGCATCCTGCTGGTGGCCGTCGGGTTCTACGTGCGGATGAGCATCGCCGAGACCCCGGCGTTCGTCGCGGCGGGCGGCACCGCGGGCCTGGACCGCCCGAAGCGGCTGCCGTTCCTGGAGGCGGTGCGCAAGCAGCCGCGGGAGATCCTGCTGTCGGCCGGTTCGCTGACGATGCTGTTCGCGTTCTTCTACATGGGCACCACGTACCTGACCAGCTACGGCACGAGCAAGACCGGGGCCGGGCTGACGCGGCCGGTGGTGCTGGGCATCGGTATCGCGGCGGCGGTCGCGTTCGGGATCGTCATCGTGGTCGCCGGCGTGCTGTCGGACCGGCTCGGGCGGCGGCGGGTCATCGTCTACTCGTCCGCGCTCGGCGTGGTGTGGTCGCTGGTCCTGTTCCCGTTGCTGGACACCGGAAGCCCGGTCGCGTTCGCCGTCGGTGTGCTGGTGACGCTGATGATCTTCGCGGTGGCGTACGGGCCGGCCGGGTCGTTCCTGCCGGAGCTGTTCCAGACCCGCTTCCGCTACACCGGCGCGGGCCTGGGCTACAACCTCGCGGGTGTCCTGGGTGGCGCGATCCCGCCGCTGGTGGCGCCCGGTCTGACCGCGAGCTTCGGCAGCATCGCGGTCGGCGTGATGCTCGCGGTGACCGGGCTGATCTCGCTGGTGTCCACGCTGGCGCTGAAGGAGACCCGCGGCACCGCGATGACGGCCGGGCAGGCCAGCGAAGCGACCGTGGCCTGA
- a CDS encoding LuxR C-terminal-related transcriptional regulator, whose protein sequence is MSDARSVLHVELEGAARVAALPVVFGGEVVDGRLRLSGFVGTRTTSLHNLDVLPGAGLGGRVLMQGRPIAVSDYGSARTITHDYDRPVLAEGLASIIAVPVRAGGRCRAVLYGAVRRPVTFGDRVRDALMESGKRLARELSERDELTARLDSLSPGATLEELRSVHSELRAIAGALPDPEARRRLYAAAQRLVDLGEGKPVQGPRVRLSTRETDVLAQVALGFTNGEVAERLSLSRETVKAYLGSVMRKLDAHTRHEAVVKARRLMLLP, encoded by the coding sequence ATGTCTGACGCCCGCTCGGTGCTGCATGTCGAGTTGGAGGGCGCCGCCCGGGTGGCGGCTCTGCCCGTCGTGTTCGGCGGCGAGGTGGTCGACGGCCGGCTGCGGCTGTCCGGCTTCGTCGGGACACGCACGACCTCGCTGCACAACCTGGACGTCCTGCCCGGCGCCGGCCTCGGTGGCCGCGTGCTGATGCAGGGCAGGCCGATCGCCGTGAGCGACTACGGCAGTGCCCGCACCATCACCCACGACTACGACCGCCCGGTGCTCGCCGAGGGGCTGGCGTCGATCATCGCCGTGCCCGTCCGGGCCGGCGGTCGCTGCCGCGCCGTGCTGTACGGCGCGGTGCGTCGGCCGGTGACGTTCGGCGACCGCGTCCGCGACGCCCTGATGGAGTCCGGCAAGCGCCTCGCCCGTGAGCTGAGCGAGCGCGACGAGCTGACCGCGCGCCTCGACTCGCTGTCCCCCGGGGCCACCCTCGAGGAGCTGCGCTCGGTGCACTCCGAGCTGCGGGCCATCGCCGGCGCGCTGCCGGACCCCGAGGCGCGTCGCCGGCTCTACGCGGCCGCGCAACGGCTCGTCGACCTCGGCGAGGGCAAACCCGTCCAGGGCCCGCGGGTGCGTCTGTCCACCCGGGAGACCGACGTGCTCGCCCAGGTCGCCCTCGGCTTCACCAACGGCGAGGTCGCGGAACGGCTGTCCCTGTCCCGGGAGACCGTGAAGGCCTACCTCGGTTCCGTCATGCGCAAGCTGGACGCCCACACCCGCCACGAAGCCGTCGTCAAGGCGCGCCGGCTGATGCTGCTGCCCTGA
- a CDS encoding transketolase family protein: MTTTKRLTTSAMIASFADPGQKTTSAPFGHALAALAEQDTRVVGLTADLGKYTDMHVFAQAHPDRFFQMGMAEQLLLGAAAGMAEVGLVPFASTYSVFAARRAYDFLCLDIAEPNLNVNVVGGLPGLTTGYGPSHQATEDIAIFRGMPNLTIVDPCDSVDIEQAVPQLAACEGPTYLRLLRGKVPTVLDEYDYSFELGKAAVLRGGNDVVFVSSGLMTMRALQAAEKLAAHKVDVAVVHTPTIKPFDSETVLREIAGDRLAVTLENHTVVGGLFETVASAAVRAGVSGRIVPVALPDEFLAAGALPTLHDRYGLATDRVVERVLAELG, translated from the coding sequence GTGACCACCACCAAGCGGCTGACCACGTCGGCGATGATCGCGTCGTTCGCCGACCCCGGCCAGAAGACGACGAGCGCGCCGTTCGGGCACGCGCTGGCCGCGCTCGCCGAGCAGGACACCCGGGTCGTCGGGCTCACCGCGGACCTCGGCAAGTACACCGACATGCACGTGTTCGCCCAGGCACACCCGGACCGGTTCTTCCAGATGGGGATGGCCGAGCAGCTGCTGCTCGGCGCCGCGGCGGGCATGGCCGAGGTCGGGCTGGTGCCGTTCGCGTCCACCTACTCGGTGTTCGCGGCGCGACGCGCGTACGACTTCCTTTGCCTGGACATCGCCGAGCCGAACCTCAACGTCAACGTGGTCGGCGGCCTGCCCGGACTGACCACCGGGTACGGGCCGAGCCACCAGGCCACCGAGGACATCGCGATCTTCCGCGGCATGCCGAACCTGACGATCGTGGACCCGTGCGACTCGGTCGACATCGAGCAGGCCGTGCCGCAGCTGGCCGCGTGCGAGGGCCCGACGTACCTGCGGCTGCTGCGCGGCAAGGTGCCGACGGTGCTGGACGAGTACGACTACTCCTTCGAGCTGGGCAAGGCCGCCGTGCTGCGTGGCGGCAACGACGTCGTGTTCGTCTCCAGTGGACTGATGACGATGCGCGCGCTGCAGGCGGCGGAGAAGCTGGCCGCGCACAAGGTCGACGTGGCGGTGGTGCACACGCCGACGATCAAGCCGTTCGACTCGGAGACGGTGCTGCGCGAGATCGCGGGCGACCGGCTCGCGGTGACGCTGGAGAACCACACGGTGGTCGGCGGCCTGTTCGAGACGGTGGCCTCCGCCGCGGTGCGGGCCGGGGTGTCCGGCCGGATCGTGCCGGTCGCGCTGCCGGACGAGTTCCTGGCCGCCGGAGCGCTGCCCACGCTGCACGACCGGTACGGGCTCGCGACGGACCGCGTGGTGGAGCGGGTGCTGGCCGAGCTGGGCTGA
- a CDS encoding transketolase: MTASIAPSATRADRVAAAAHRMRHHILNMGEAQGQGYVGQALGAADLLATVYTDQLRLRPEDPDWPERDRFLLSTGHYAIGLYAALAEAGVVPVEELETYGSDDSRLPMSGMATYTPGMEISGGSLGHGLTVAVGMALGLRLRGSSSRVFNFLSDGELDEGSTWEAAMGAAHHRLGLLTAMVDINALQADGPTAGVLRTEPVVDKWAAAGWFVRRVDGNDIPALLAAFDEIAEQARPDGQPSVLLCDTRIGRGVPLLETREKAHFMRIDEHEWDICRGQLDEGARA, translated from the coding sequence ATGACTGCATCGATCGCGCCGTCGGCCACCCGTGCCGACCGCGTCGCCGCGGCGGCCCACCGCATGCGGCACCACATCCTGAACATGGGCGAGGCCCAGGGCCAGGGCTACGTCGGGCAGGCGCTCGGCGCCGCCGACCTGCTCGCCACCGTCTACACCGACCAGCTGCGGCTGCGGCCGGAGGACCCGGATTGGCCGGAGCGGGACCGGTTCCTGCTCTCCACCGGGCACTACGCCATCGGGCTGTACGCGGCACTGGCGGAGGCCGGGGTCGTGCCGGTCGAGGAGCTGGAGACCTACGGCTCGGACGACTCGCGCCTGCCGATGTCGGGCATGGCGACCTACACCCCCGGCATGGAGATCTCCGGCGGTTCCCTCGGCCACGGGCTGACCGTCGCCGTCGGCATGGCGCTCGGCCTCCGGCTGCGGGGCTCCTCGTCGCGGGTGTTCAACTTCCTCTCCGACGGCGAGCTCGACGAGGGCTCCACGTGGGAGGCCGCGATGGGCGCCGCGCACCACCGGCTCGGGCTGCTCACCGCGATGGTCGACATCAACGCGCTGCAGGCCGACGGCCCCACCGCCGGCGTGCTGCGCACCGAGCCGGTCGTGGACAAGTGGGCGGCCGCGGGCTGGTTCGTCCGCCGCGTGGACGGCAACGACATCCCCGCCCTGCTCGCCGCGTTCGACGAGATCGCCGAGCAGGCGCGGCCGGACGGGCAGCCGTCGGTGCTGCTGTGCGACACCCGCATCGGCCGCGGCGTGCCGCTGCTGGAGACCAGGGAGAAGGCGCACTTCATGCGCATCGACGAGCACGAGTGGGACATCTGCCGCGGGCAGCTGGACGAAGGAGCGCGGGCGTGA
- a CDS encoding GntR family transcriptional regulator: protein MVKEPNRNLRQMAVDTLRQAITTGEFPPGSHLGEVQVSEQLGISRGTLREALRQLQQEGLVEYGERGRVTVRLISEKDIINTFTVRAALEALAGETLASSYYREEHCRRLRAAVDRMARATRVSLEAQIEADLAFHELLVELTDNDALVRSWKLLEGPIRMCIMYRGLERALSNMSPGRHLEIVTAIESGDPVKTQSVISEHMVATAQALLFGTVRTRPRIEITGEN, encoded by the coding sequence GTGGTGAAGGAGCCGAACCGCAACCTGCGGCAGATGGCTGTCGACACGCTGCGCCAGGCCATCACGACCGGCGAGTTCCCGCCGGGCAGCCACCTCGGCGAGGTGCAGGTCTCCGAGCAGCTCGGCATCAGCCGCGGCACGCTGCGCGAGGCGCTCCGCCAGCTCCAGCAGGAGGGGCTCGTCGAGTACGGCGAGCGCGGCCGCGTCACGGTCCGGCTGATCAGCGAGAAGGACATCATCAACACCTTCACCGTCCGGGCGGCGCTGGAGGCGCTGGCCGGCGAGACGCTGGCGTCGAGCTACTACCGCGAGGAGCACTGCCGCCGCCTGCGGGCCGCGGTCGACCGGATGGCGCGCGCCACCCGGGTGTCGCTGGAGGCCCAGATCGAGGCCGACCTGGCCTTCCACGAGCTGCTGGTCGAGCTGACCGACAACGACGCGCTGGTGCGCTCGTGGAAGCTCCTCGAAGGCCCGATCCGCATGTGCATCATGTACCGCGGCCTGGAACGCGCCCTGTCCAACATGAGCCCGGGCCGCCATCTGGAGATCGTCACGGCGATCGAGTCCGGCGACCCGGTCAAGACGCAGAGCGTGATCTCCGAGCACATGGTCGCCACCGCGCAGGCCCTGCTGTTCGGCACCGTGCGCACCCGCCCGCGCATCGAGATCACCGGCGAGAACTGA
- a CDS encoding ribose-5-phosphate isomerase, whose protein sequence is MNYRIVVGCDDAGLDYKEQLAADLRADPRVAEVVDLGVHRGADDVHRPYPEIGLAAGEAIRDGRADRAVLVCGTGIGMALSANKVPGVRATTAHDSFSVERSILSNNCQVLTLGQRVVGLELARRLVAEWLGYTFDERSASAAKVSLISEYERC, encoded by the coding sequence ATGAACTACCGCATCGTGGTCGGCTGCGACGACGCCGGCCTGGACTACAAGGAACAACTCGCCGCCGACCTGCGGGCCGACCCGCGGGTGGCGGAGGTGGTCGACCTCGGCGTGCACCGCGGCGCCGACGACGTGCACCGGCCCTACCCGGAGATCGGGCTCGCCGCGGGCGAGGCGATCCGCGACGGCAGGGCCGACCGGGCGGTGCTGGTGTGCGGCACCGGCATCGGGATGGCGCTGTCGGCGAACAAGGTGCCGGGCGTGCGGGCCACCACCGCGCACGACTCGTTCTCCGTCGAACGCTCCATCCTGTCCAACAACTGCCAGGTGCTCACGCTCGGGCAGCGGGTGGTCGGGCTGGAGCTGGCACGGCGGCTCGTGGCAGAGTGGCTGGGATACACCTTCGACGAGCGGTCCGCCAGCGCGGCGAAGGTATCGTTGATCAGCGAGTACGAGCGGTGCTGA
- a CDS encoding dihydroxyacetone kinase family protein — MTYLSNDPATFAEDALAGFCELHADTVRRVPGGAVRRSRPSRPKVAVLPGGGSGHYPAFYGVIGPGLADGAVSGNLFTSPSAQDAVSVARAAHSGAGVVFSYGNYAGDVMNFGLATERLRAQGIRAENVVVTDDIASAERPAERRGIAGDFTVFKVMGAAAEEGMDLDEVVRVGRKANDATRTIGAAFAGCTFPGADAPLFTVPHGHMGLGLGIHGEPGLRDVPRPAARELAADFVRRVLAEKPAGAGDRIAVLLNGLGSVKHEELFVLWADVSRLLRESGHTLVLPEVGELVTSLDMAGVSLTVTWLDDELERLWTAPAWTPAFRRGAIAADSGEEAVAEVTDDGPRFAEASAESRQLAGAVLDGLRAVRKALREAESELGAIDAVAGDGDHGRGMVRGVDAAVTAAEAAWHQGAGAGDVLAAAGDEWAARAGGTSGVLWGAGLRAAGEVIGDGVIDAVAAVDAFAERVMALGGAEPGDKTLVDALVPFRERLASGTWAQAAAAAEDAARATADLVPRKGRARPLAERSVGTPDPGAVSLALIARTVSEYLREGTR, encoded by the coding sequence ATGACCTACCTCAGCAACGATCCGGCGACCTTCGCCGAGGACGCGCTCGCCGGGTTCTGCGAGCTGCACGCGGACACCGTGCGGCGCGTGCCCGGCGGGGCGGTCCGCCGCAGCCGGCCGTCGCGGCCCAAGGTGGCCGTGCTGCCCGGCGGCGGATCCGGCCACTACCCGGCCTTCTACGGCGTCATCGGGCCCGGCCTGGCCGACGGCGCGGTGAGCGGCAACCTGTTCACCTCGCCGTCCGCGCAGGACGCGGTTTCGGTGGCGCGGGCGGCGCACTCCGGCGCGGGCGTCGTCTTCAGCTACGGCAACTACGCCGGTGACGTGATGAACTTCGGCCTGGCCACCGAACGCCTGCGGGCGCAGGGGATCCGGGCGGAGAACGTCGTGGTCACCGACGACATCGCCAGCGCGGAGCGGCCCGCCGAGCGCCGCGGCATCGCCGGGGACTTCACCGTCTTCAAGGTGATGGGCGCGGCCGCCGAGGAGGGCATGGACCTCGACGAGGTCGTGCGCGTCGGCCGCAAGGCCAACGACGCGACCCGCACGATCGGCGCCGCCTTCGCCGGCTGCACGTTCCCCGGGGCGGACGCCCCGCTGTTCACCGTGCCGCACGGGCACATGGGCCTCGGACTCGGCATCCACGGCGAACCCGGGCTGCGCGACGTGCCGCGGCCTGCCGCGCGGGAACTCGCCGCGGACTTCGTGCGGCGCGTCCTGGCGGAGAAGCCGGCCGGGGCGGGGGACCGGATCGCGGTCCTGCTCAACGGGCTCGGCTCGGTCAAGCACGAGGAGCTGTTCGTGCTGTGGGCCGACGTGAGCCGCCTGCTGCGCGAATCCGGCCACACGCTGGTGCTGCCCGAGGTCGGCGAGCTGGTGACCAGCCTCGACATGGCCGGGGTGTCGCTGACCGTGACCTGGCTGGACGACGAGCTGGAACGGCTGTGGACGGCGCCCGCGTGGACGCCCGCGTTCCGCCGCGGCGCCATCGCGGCGGACTCCGGCGAGGAGGCCGTCGCGGAGGTGACCGACGACGGCCCGCGGTTCGCCGAGGCCTCCGCGGAGTCCCGGCAGCTGGCCGGGGCAGTGCTCGACGGGCTGCGCGCGGTGCGGAAAGCGTTGCGGGAAGCCGAATCCGAGTTGGGCGCGATCGACGCGGTGGCCGGCGACGGCGACCACGGCCGGGGCATGGTCCGCGGCGTCGACGCCGCCGTCACCGCCGCGGAAGCGGCCTGGCACCAGGGCGCGGGGGCGGGCGACGTGCTCGCCGCCGCCGGTGACGAGTGGGCCGCGCGCGCCGGTGGCACGTCCGGGGTCCTGTGGGGCGCCGGGCTGCGAGCGGCGGGCGAGGTCATCGGCGACGGCGTGATCGACGCGGTCGCCGCCGTGGACGCGTTCGCCGAGCGCGTGATGGCACTCGGCGGCGCCGAGCCCGGCGACAAGACCCTGGTCGACGCGCTGGTGCCGTTCCGCGAGCGGTTGGCGTCCGGCACCTGGGCGCAGGCCGCGGCCGCCGCCGAAGACGCCGCCCGCGCCACCGCCGATCTGGTGCCGCGCAAGGGACGGGCCCGCCCGCTCGCCGAGCGCAGCGTCGGCACCCCGGACCCGGGAGCCGTGTCGCTGGCCCTGATCGCCCGCACCGTCTCCGAGTACCTGCGAGAAGGGACGCGATGA
- a CDS encoding SDR family NAD(P)-dependent oxidoreductase, with amino-acid sequence MPDTQRTAVITGAGAPRGIGKATAARLARDGWAVAVLDLNEPAAKEAADEIAAGTGAPVFAHGVDVADEPSVLAAYRAVRAEVDAGRLPTVGAVVNIAGITSPVPFLETTLELWNKVMAVNATGTYLVTKAFLPDLIEAGWGRIVNMSSVSAQQGGGVFGRTPYSSAKAAILGFTKALARELGDAGVTVNAVAPGAVDTDIRVGTTEELEAAIVKSIPIGRQATVADVAGVIAWLTSEDAGYLQGTTIDINGGSFLH; translated from the coding sequence ATGCCTGACACGCAGCGCACCGCCGTGATCACCGGGGCGGGCGCGCCCCGCGGGATCGGCAAGGCCACCGCCGCCCGACTCGCCCGCGACGGCTGGGCCGTGGCCGTGCTCGACCTGAACGAGCCCGCCGCCAAGGAGGCCGCCGACGAGATCGCCGCCGGGACCGGCGCGCCGGTGTTCGCGCACGGCGTCGACGTGGCCGACGAGCCGTCCGTGCTCGCCGCCTACCGGGCCGTGCGCGCCGAGGTCGACGCCGGGCGGCTGCCGACGGTCGGCGCGGTCGTCAACATCGCCGGCATCACCTCGCCGGTGCCGTTCCTGGAAACCACGCTCGAGCTGTGGAACAAGGTGATGGCGGTCAACGCGACCGGCACCTACCTGGTCACCAAGGCGTTCCTGCCGGACCTGATCGAGGCGGGCTGGGGCCGGATCGTGAACATGTCCTCGGTGTCGGCGCAGCAGGGTGGCGGCGTGTTCGGCCGCACCCCGTACAGCTCGGCGAAGGCCGCGATCCTCGGCTTCACCAAGGCGCTGGCGCGCGAACTGGGCGATGCCGGCGTCACCGTCAACGCGGTCGCCCCGGGCGCGGTGGACACCGACATCCGCGTCGGCACCACCGAGGAACTCGAGGCCGCCATCGTCAAGAGCATCCCCATCGGCCGCCAGGCCACGGTGGCCGACGTGGCCGGGGTGATCGCGTGGCTCACCAGTGAGGACGCCGGTTACCTGCAGGGCACGACCATCGACATCAACGGTGGCTCGTTCCTCCACTGA